One Methanoculleus sp. 7T genomic window carries:
- the glmM gene encoding phosphoglucosamine mutase, with protein sequence MRNGKRMFGTNGVRGVVGEEMTPALVLKIGAALGSMRKGTIAVGRDTRTSGEALAYALKAGLLMTGCDVVDMGILPTPALQYIIKTNRLNGGAMITASHNPPEYNGVKIIEADGTEMPDDEIIRLEDRFFAGEFDAAPWDGVGTETAAPDRLEEYIEAVVGHFPAGIGEGMTVVVDPGSGPAALTTPLILSRMGCRVHTINARLDGTFPGRMPEPTPEGLQPLSEMVVATGADFGVAHDGDADRAVFVDNKGRYIEENYEFGLVEDYVCGKNNGGLVVTPVATSRLIRDIAERHGCTVDYTPVGSIYVARRMIELIGQGKKVSFGGEGNGGLIYPDHQFCRDGGMTAAMMVAVLANRNGRALSDILDELPAYHLIKEKHHTQDPPALVRAVEEAFSGETIEKIDGIKIVRDDAWALVRASGTEPMIRIMIESKDPNIAEAMHREIIQAVRQA encoded by the coding sequence ATGCGAAACGGAAAACGGATGTTTGGAACGAACGGCGTGCGGGGCGTGGTCGGAGAGGAGATGACACCGGCCCTCGTCCTCAAGATCGGCGCCGCGCTCGGATCGATGAGGAAAGGTACTATCGCCGTCGGCAGGGATACGAGGACATCCGGCGAAGCCCTGGCTTACGCCCTCAAGGCCGGACTCCTGATGACCGGGTGCGACGTTGTGGACATGGGCATCCTCCCTACGCCGGCCCTACAGTACATCATAAAGACAAACCGGCTCAACGGCGGGGCGATGATCACCGCATCCCATAACCCCCCCGAGTACAACGGCGTGAAGATCATCGAGGCCGACGGCACCGAGATGCCGGACGACGAGATCATCCGGCTCGAAGACCGGTTCTTCGCCGGTGAGTTCGACGCAGCCCCATGGGACGGCGTCGGCACGGAGACCGCCGCACCCGACCGGCTTGAAGAGTACATCGAGGCCGTCGTAGGGCACTTCCCGGCAGGCATCGGAGAGGGCATGACCGTCGTCGTCGACCCCGGTTCCGGCCCCGCAGCCCTCACCACCCCGCTCATCCTCTCAAGGATGGGCTGCCGGGTCCATACCATCAACGCCCGGCTCGACGGCACCTTCCCGGGCCGAATGCCCGAACCGACACCCGAAGGGCTGCAGCCCCTCTCGGAGATGGTCGTCGCGACGGGCGCCGACTTCGGGGTGGCGCACGACGGCGATGCCGACCGAGCGGTCTTCGTTGATAACAAAGGACGCTATATAGAAGAGAACTATGAGTTCGGGCTGGTCGAGGACTACGTCTGCGGCAAGAACAACGGGGGGCTCGTCGTCACCCCGGTCGCCACCTCCCGTCTGATCCGGGATATCGCAGAACGGCACGGATGCACCGTCGACTACACCCCCGTAGGGAGCATCTACGTCGCAAGGAGGATGATCGAACTCATCGGACAGGGGAAGAAGGTTTCATTCGGGGGCGAAGGAAACGGCGGCCTGATCTACCCCGACCACCAGTTCTGCCGGGACGGGGGCATGACCGCCGCTATGATGGTGGCGGTTCTCGCAAACCGTAACGGCAGAGCACTCTCGGATATCCTCGATGAACTCCCTGCGTACCACCTCATCAAAGAGAAGCATCACACCCAAGACCCCCCCGCACTGGTCCGTGCCGTCGAGGAGGCGTTCTCGGGAGAGACCATCGAGAAGATCGACGGCATCAAGATCGTCAGGGACGATGCTTGGGCGCTGGTGCGGGCGTCGGGCACGGAACCGATGA